TACGAACGATACCCTGGTCGTCAGTATAGGTGATCGTCGTCGGAACGCCTGCCGCGGCGCAGTTACGTGCCCGGTTCGGATTCGAAGTGATCGTGTTGCCCTGGTTGCAGGGGTCGGTCAGGGTGAAGAACGACTGTGCCGCCGTGGCGTACAGATCGCTCAGGTTCGGCGCGCGCACCGCCTTCGCGTAGCCGACGCGGAACCGAATATCCTCGACCGGGGCGAACGTCAGGCCGGCGTTCCAAGCCCAGACACCCTTAGGAAGGTTGCTGTACTTCGAGATACGAGCCGCACCCGTCGCCGTCAGTTCCTTGATGAACGTGTCGCGCAGGATAGGGACGCGAATTTCACCAAAGCCCTCGACCACGTCGACCGCGGGCGGGTTGAACGGTGCGAAGGCGTTCAGGAACGTGTTGCGCCCGGCAGTATTGAGCGCAGTCGCTGGCACCGGCTGCTGCGCGGTGAAGGCATCATATGCCTGGAACGCGTCCTCGCGACGGTATTCGCCGCCAAACGCGAAGCCTACGTTGCCGCCCGGCAGCGAGAACAGGCCGGACGAGTCGCCGCTGATCGAAGCGACCGCGTTGATCTGCTCCGCCCATTCGCGACGCGACGAGGTGTACAGGAAGTTATTTACGACTTCCGGCGCGTTCCGATACTGGCCGAACGGATTGAAGGGCAAACAGCCAGCCACGTCATTCGCAGTGTTGAACGTCGTGGTGCTGCCCGCCGCACGGTCGACGTTCACGGCGCAGGCGACGCGAACGCCACCGGCGGTCGTGATCGTCGGGCCAGTGTAGTCGGCCGGTGCAGCAACCGCACCCAGTGCCGCGTTGAACTTCGCGATGTCGACGTTGCCGCCGGTTTCGTAATAGGTCTTGGTCCGACCATAGTTGAACGCGATGTCGTAGCTGAGATTCGCGGTCGTGCTGATCTGGCCGTCGACACCAGCGACGAAGCGGTAGGTCTGACGCTTATGGTCTTCCGCGCGCGTACCGAGATCGTTGTTGAAGCGCAGCATCGAGAACTGGGTCGCGCCCGGTGCCAGGATCGTCCGCAGCGTGTTGACGTTGTCCGCCGTCAGGAACGGATTGGTCAGCTGGAACGTGTTGAACAGCGGCGAGCCGCTGAGGAAGCTGGGCTGCGTCGACGTCTGGTTGTTGGTGACGTTGACGTACTTGCCTTCGAAGTAGAAACGCGCCGCCGGCGAGAATTCATAGCTGGCGAGCAGGTTCGTCGAATAGCGCTGCAGACCAGGAAGCAGCATCGCGCCTTCGAGACCGGTTGCGCTCTGGCCGCCCAGGATGCCGCCACCGAACGCACGCAGGTCGATTTCCGGCGTGTTACGGACCAGCTGGCCGAAATCGTTGAAGACGTAGCCGTCAGCCGCTTCCACACCCGTCGTCGGCGAGAAGACGCCTGCGCAGACCGCAGCGCGGCGTGCAAGGAGCGCCGGCGTGACGTTCACGAGCGTCGGGCACGCCGTGGCGACGAAGCCGCCCAGCGAGATGTTGCTGAACTTCGAACCCGGGTACGAATTGAAGAACGTCGTGTCGGGGATGCCGTCGCCTTCAGGCGCTTCGTTCACCAAGGTCCCGTTGACGAGGCGCGAGGTTGCCTGGGTCGTATAGAACCCGGGCGCGCCGGTGTAGGCACCCGTCTGGTCGTTGCGGTCAGAGAACAGCACCGTCTCCGACTTCGCATATTCACCCGAGATCGCGATGTTGCCGCGGCCTTCGGCGAAGTTCTTGCCGGCCACGAACGTCGCCGTGTAGGCGCCGCGATCGCCGCGGTCCGAAACGCCGCCCTGGACGCGAGCTTCGAGGCCTTCGAAATCGCGCTTCAGCTTGAAGTTGACGACGCCCGCGATCGCGTCCGAACCGTAGACGGCCGAGGTGCCGCCGGTGATGACTTCGATGCTTTCGAGCAGTGCGGTCGGGATCGTGTTGACGTCGACGACATACTGACCCGGAACCGACGACACGTGACGGCGGCCGTTGACCAGCACCAGCGTGCGGTCGATGCCCAGGCCGCGCAGGTCGAGCAGGTTCAGACCCGCGGTGCCGATGGCGCGCGTCGAGTTCGCCTGGCTCCAGGTCGAACGCAGCGACGGCAGCTGGTTCATCGCGTCGCCGAGCGACAGGTTGCCGTCGTCGACCAGTTCGGCAGCGGTCAGCTGCGTGATCGGCACCGGCGAATCGAGCGCGGTCGCACCAGCGATGCGCGAACCCGTCACCAGAACGGTTTCACCTTCGGTCGATGCCTGGTCGACGCAGTCCGGGTCGTTCGGCGTGTTCGGCGGGCAGACGCCGTCGCGCGCCGTCGGGTTGCCAGCGACGCTGCTGTTGTCGGTCGGTGCCGTGGTCTGCGCGAATGCCGGACTCGCAAACGCCAGCGTGCTTGCGAGAGCCGTCGCTCCCATCAGGCGCGAGATATTCATGGATAAGCCCCTTTGGATAACGGATTTCCGTTAATCCTAGAGACAGGAAACCACCGCGCTTCCGCAACCTGATTTTTGCTAAGGGCGAAAAATTCCGCGTCTTTTGAGATAGCTGTTGCAACAATGTGACAGATTGTTGCGAAGCATTTCTGGGATCGGCCGGCTCGCCGGCCGCGCCGGTCCTATCTGCGTGCGTGCCGGAACGTCAGCCGCAACGAGCGGCAAAGACCGCCAGAATCCCCTCGTCGCGCCTGATGTCGACGGCGGAAGACAATGAGCTTCCCCGGGGCCGCGTCCCGCCAAACGCGAGAGAGGATCCGGGGAAATCTACAGAGCGGCGAACGCCTTCGTGTGCCTCAATCGCGCTCGACGCACATGGCGATGCCCATGCCGCCGCCGATGCAGAGCGTCGCCAGGCCCTTCTTCGCGTCGCGCTTGTTCATTTCGTAGATCAGCGTCGTCAGGACGCGCGCGCCCGACGCTCCGATCGGGTGACCGATGGCGATGGCGCCGCCGTTGACGTTCAGCTTGTCGTCGGTCCAGCCCATTTCCTTGCCGACGGCCAGCGCCTGTGCGGCGAAGGCTTCATTGGCTTCGATAAGGTCGAGGTCGGCGACGCTCCAGCCGGCCTTCTCCAGTGCCTTCTTGCTCGCCGGAACCGGGCCGATACCCATCACCGACGGGTCCACACCGGCTGACGCCCAGCTCTTGATGCGCGCGAGCGGGGTAATGCCGCGGGCCTTGGCTTCGTCGGCAGACATCACGACCAGCGCGGCGGCGCCGTCGTTGATGCCGCTGGCGTTGGCGGCGGTGACGGTACCGTCCTTCTTGAACGCCGGGCGCAGGCCCGCCACGCCGTCGACAGTGGCGCCCGCGCGAATATATTCGTCGTTCTCGACAAGGGTATCGCCCTTGCGACCCTTGATCGTCACCGGTGCGATCTCGTCCTTGAATCGGCCGGCCTCGCGCGCCTTCTCCGCAAGATTCTGCGAGCGGACGGCGAAGGCGTCCTGCTCGCCACGGGCGATCTGATATTGCTCGGCCAGATTCTCGGCGGTGATGCCCATGTGATAGCCGTTGAAGACGTCGGTCAGGCCGTCCTTGATCATCGTGTCGACCAGGCTCACGTCGCCCATCTTGGTGCCCGGGCGCAGCGACTGGGCGTGCGCCGACATCGACATCGATTCCTGCCCGCCGGCGACGACGATCTTGGCGTCACCATTGGCCACCGCCTGGAACGCGAGGGCGACCGCCCGCAGGCCCGAACCGCAGACCTGATTGACACCCCAGGCGGGCACTTCCTTCGGCACGCCGGCAGCCATCGATGCCTGGCGCGCGGGGTTCTGGCCCTGGCCGGCGGTGAGCACCTGGCCGAGGATGACCTCATCAACTTCTTCGCCCTTCACGCCGGCCTGTTCCAGCGCAGCCTCGATCGCGACGCGCCCGAGTTCGTGCGCCGGCGTTGCGGCAAAGGCACCCAGAAAGCTGCCCACGGGGGTGCGCTTGGCGGCGGCGATGACGATGTCGGTCATGGAAATCCTCTGCGTGGAAAATTCACCGCCTATCTAGCGACCGCGACCGTCTTTAGCCAGTCCAGCAGCGGCTCCCACAGCAGCGCGCGCGCCCGACTGCCGACGATCATCCCGACGTGGCCGGCGCCGACATCATGCCGGTCGCCGATCCCGACGCTGGTCGCGGCCGGCACGATGCGATCGGTGAGCGACACGAAGTCGGCGATGGGACACGACAGGGCGTCGGGATCTACCGTCTCTCCCGCGATCTGCCAGCAACCGGTGCCTGGCGCATCGGCGGCGAAGAAGCCTTCGAACATCTGGCGGCCGGCGGCGTAGGTCAGCGGCGCGCCCTGGTTCGCCCAATCCTCCAGCGCCACGAACCGCGCGAGCGTGGCGTCATCGGCGTCGGCAAGCGCTGCGTATTTGGCGATGGTACGTGCCGGGTCGAGCCGCCAGAACCCGGACTGGAGCACTTCCATCGGCACCAGCCCCAGCGCCGCACAGGTCGGACGCGCCGCATCCCACAGCGCGGCGATCTGTGCGCGGGCGGGGTCCGGAAAGCCGGAAAAGTGCCAGGGGGCGGCGATCAGCCCGACGGCGTGCGCGCGCGCTGCGCGGGCGGCGGCGAGCGCGATGGTGCCGCCCAGGCAATAACCGACGAGCACGGGCGGCATCTCCAATGTCGCGAGCATCGGCAGCAGCAGGCGTTCGACATGCGCTGTCACATCCTCGTCGCGCGCATCCGGGGTCGGCTCGCCCCAATCGACCAGCAGCGCGCGAACCCCCTCGCGCGCCAGCCAGCGCAGCAGCGACTGGCCCGGGGCGAGGTCGAGGACGAAGGGCGGGTTGATGAGCGAGGGGACGAAGACGACCGGGCGCCCGGCGCCGCCATAATCGCGCAACGACGCCCGACCGGCCGTCGCGACCGCAGGCATCGGGGCAGGGCGGGGACCGCGCGGGGCGCCTTGATAGCGCGCCAGACCCTTCAGCGCTGCGGCACGCCTGTCCCGATTTTGTGCAGTTTCGCTGCGCAGCATCGACAAGAACAGAGGGAAGGGCCGGGGCGCGTGTTGCGGTGCGGCATCGATCGGTGGTACGCCATCAGTCATCACAACCACATCCGCATCTGTGAGAGGGGCATCGTCCGCCATGAAGAAGACTGCCACGGGGACCGGGCCGGTCATCATCAAGAAATACGCGAACCGCCGCCTCTACAACACTGAATCGTCGTCCTACATCACGCTCGACCACCTGGCGGCGATGACCCGCGAAGGTCGCGACTTCAAGGTCGTCGACGCGAAGACCGAGGAAGACATCACGCATAATGTTCTGACCCAGATCATCATGGAAGAGGAAGCGCGCGGGCAGACGATGCTGCCGGTTCCGTTCCTGCGCCAGCTGATCGCGTTGTACGGCGACAGCATGCAGGCGATGGTGCCGGGCTATCTGGAAGCGTCGATGGACAGTTTCCGTCGCAACCAGGAACAGTTCAAGTCGGCGGTCGAGGGCGCGTTCGCTCACTCACCGTTCGCGGAGATCGCCAAGCGCAACATGGCGATGTTCGAGGCCGCGGCGCAGGCGTTCAAGCCGGGTGCGCAGGGCGGGGTGCCGGGAGCGGCGGCTCCCGCTCCGGCGCCGGCGACCGGTGCGGCGTCGAGCAAGGATGATGAGATTGCGGCGCTGAAGGCGGAACTTGCCAAGCTGCAGGACAAGGTCGCGAAGCTCTAGGCGTCGCCAGCCGAATTGGTTTGCCAATTCCGCGTCGCGGGCGACGCTTCGGCCGGCGGGCATGGCCGGCCGACGGGGCGGCTTTGCCGGGGCGCGCTCCAGACGTTCCAGATCCTCCCCCAGCTTGTCTGGGGGAGGGGGACCGGCGAAGCCGGTGGAGGGGCTTGCAAGCCGGTCGATGGCGAGGGGAACGCCCCTCCACCGGCTTCGCCGGTCCCCCTCCCCCAGACAAGCTGGGGGAGGAATTTCAGTCACCGCTTCGGCTTCACGAACTTCAGCGTCATCCGGTCGCTCTCGCCGATCGCGGCGTATTTCTCGCGATCGACGTCCTTCAGGCGGTAGGTCGGCGGCAGTGTCCAGACGCCCTCGGGCCAGTCGGCGGTGTCCTTGGGGTTGGCGTTGACTTCCGATTTCCCTGCCAGCTTGAACCCGGCCTTTTCGGCGAAGGCGACGACGCTCGACGTCTTCATATAGCCGCTCTTTTCCTCGGCCGCGGAGTCGCGGCCCTCGGGCAGGCGATGCTCGACGATACCGAGCGTCCCTCCGGGCTTCAGCATGCGGAACATCTCGGCGAACGCGGCCTGCGTCCGGTCGACGCCGGCAAAGCGCAGGTTGTGGACGTTGCGGAACGTCAGCACGACGTCGGCGCTGCCGGCAGGAACGGTCGGTTCGCCTGCGGCGGCCGGGAAGGCGGCGAGCTTGACCTTGCCGTACGCGGTCGGATTGGCGGCCTGCAGTTTCTTCACCCCGTCCAGCCCGCGCGCCATGTTGCCCGCGGCGTAATAGGTACCGCGTTGCGCGAGATAGGGCGCGAGGATCTCGGTGTACCAGCCGCCGCCGGGGATCAATTCGACGACGGTGTCGGTCGGCTTCACGCCGAAAAAGGTCAATGTCTCGGTCGGGTGGCGGTATTGGTCGCGGGCGACGTTCGCTGGCGTGCGGGTGGTTGCCGCGACCGCGCGGGCGATTTCGCTGCGCAGGCTGGCGGGCTGGCCGGTGGCAACGCTGGTCACCGCCAGCGCGACGGCCCCGAGGCCGAGGGTTGCGAGCATCGGACGCAAGACACATCTCCCTGTTCTGTTGGATGCGATTCTAGGGATGGGGCGGGGCGATGCAAGTGCGGTTATGGGGTGGCGTGGCGGCCTGTGCGGTTCTCGCGGTGGCAAGCGGCGTCGCATCGTGGCGGCGGGACCGGCGCGTCAATCTCGATCGGGTGAGCGCCATCGACTGGACGACGGTGCAGTTCGCGGCGCTGTTCGGCGGCGTCATGCTGGCCGCGCTCGCGATCAGCGGATAACGGCCAAATCGCGGCGCAGGAAGACGACCGTCCGGTAGCTCGACCGGGGGACGCTCAGAACCTGCCGATACTGGCTCGCGAGCACAGGCTGGAGCAGGGCGACGGTCGCCGGGTTCCAGATCGCCAGCTTGCGGGTCGATGCGACGATCAGCGGCGGGCGTGCGGCCAGGATGCGTCGCACCTCCGCGACCTCGTCGATTCCGGTCGCGCCCGCCTCGGTCGTGTAGGCGAGGAAGTTGGGAAAGGCATGGGCGGTCGGCACACAGCTGTGCGACAGGGTGTAGGTCGCGGTATCGCCGATGAAGACATAGGGGCAGCCACCGCGACGGTTCTTGGCCACGACCTCCGCTACTGCCCGCGCGCCGGCGACATCGGGGGCGATGAAGGCACGCTCCACGACGAGCAGCAGCAGACCGAGCATCAGCGTGCCGACCAGGATGCGCGGAATCCGCCCCAGCGCGATGCCGGCGATCATCGTCAGCGGCGGCAGTAGCGGCAGAGCGTAATGATCGAAGAAGGTACCGATCGCGACGAAGCCAATGACCGCCGCGCCGAGCCAGGCGAAAGCGAGCGCGCGCTCGCCGGTCAGACGCACCTTGCGCCGCCGCCACGCGATCGCCGCGCACAGCAGCAGCGGCGACAGCTGGGCGACAATCCCCAGCAGCCGCATGCCGATCTCCCCCAGGGGATAGCCGGGTCGGAGGAAGATCGACACGACGTTGGCGAACCACCACGCATCGAGCGCCGCTGGCCCCATCGCGCGGTAGGTCAGGACGGCCGCCGCGGTCGGCGCGAGACCGATCGCGAGCCAGAGGACGCTGGCCGCAAGCACCGCGACCCCCCCGCCGCGCGCGCGAACGAGCCAATAGACATGCGCGAGGCCAAGGAACGCCGCCTCGACCGCCGCGGTCGTCTTGATCTGAATGGCCAGGCCCGCGGCCAAGCACGCCAGCGCACCGCCTGCCGCGATCGCGCCGCGCCGCCGATGCTCGGCCAGATCGGGCAGGCGCAGCATGAGACGCGCGGCGACGGCGATGAAGAGGTTGTAGAAGACGGGTGCCTGCCCGCCACGCCCGCCGAGCAGCGGCAGCCAGATCAGGTAGGCGACTCCGGCGGCGAACGCACCGCTGCGGCTGGCGCCGAGCGCCCGGGCACCGCTGGCGACCACGCACGCCGTGAGCCCGGCGAACAGCGTGGCGATGAGCTGATAGCCGACGACGTCGTCACCCGGCAGCGCGGCTGCGCCTGCATAGAGCAGGAACAGCCCGACCGGCTTGCGATCCCAGAGATCGAGGTAGGGAACCGCTCCGTCGAGCATCCGCTGGCCGATCAGCAGATAATATTGCTCGTCGACATGGATGATCGGATTGCCGAAATCCGCCCCGCGCAGCCCGACGGCAATGACGAGCAGCAGCAGCGCCGCTGCCCATGGGGGAAGCGGACGCGCTTCGTTCATCAGTAGAAGGCCGCCAGCGTCAATGCGCGCTCCGCCCCGCCGTCGCATAGCCCCAACCGGACGGTGCGACCGGGCGTGCCGGCGGGCCATTGGCCGAGCTTGCTGGTGCGATAGTCGTCGGGCAGCTTCGCGCCATCGATCGCGCAGATCCGTTCGCCCGCGCGCCAACCGTCGGTGGCAGCCGGAGACCCGCGCATCACGTGCAGTACGCGCAACGCCTTGCCCTCATAGGACAGCAGGAGCCCGCTGGTCGATTTGAGCGGCATCCGGTCGGCGTCCTTGCCGGGGCTGAGGATCATGCGGCGCGCCTTCGGGTCGAGCAACACGCGGTACCGCTGGAGGAAGCCGTTACCGATGCGGCCCGCGGTGCCGGTCTGCATCGAATAGCCGCGCGGCGGTTCGATCCGCACCTCGACATTGCGCGCGGGCGCGGCCCCCAGCCGCACCTGGGGCAGGACGACCAGATCGGTTTCGATCGGTCCGGCCAGGCCCACCGCATAGGCCGACGTCAGCCCCACATCGGGCAACCGCGTCGTCGCCCAGGCTTCGCGCGACAGCGTCAGCGTCGATCCGTCGCCGGTATCGAGTAGCAGCGGACGCAGGCGCGCGGTGCCGACCGTCGCGTCGACCTGGAACGTGCCGGTCTGCGGCGCGGTCGAAAGCGCGACGCTGGTACCGCGAAACGGCATCCGGCCGCTGGGAAGCAGGCGGAAGCGGCGATTGTCGAAATCGATATCGAGCGCGTGCGCGGCGAGCAGGTCGGCGCCGACGACGACGTCGACCGCCTTCGTTGTGCCCGTCGCCAGCGCGGTCAGGTCGGCGACCCCGATCCGCCCGCCATGGCGTGACAGCCCGCCGAAGTCGATGCTCTCGACCGGCGCCCATGCGATGGGCAACGACCCGCCGATCGCGGCCGCGGCCTGGCCGCTGGCGGTCGGTCTCAACCCGATGCTGCCTGCAAACGCGCTTGCGGCCAGCGTGAAATTGACGCCCGTGTCGAGCACTGCGGTCGCCGAACGTCCATTGACCGCCATTCTGAACGCGATCTGGTTGCCCGGCGTCAGCTCGAACGGCACCCACCGCACCTCGGTATCGGCGGCGAGCGACGGTGCCGGGGACAAGGCGATGGGCGCGCTTGCCTTCGGCTGCCGCGCGGTGACGGGCAGGGCAAGGGAAACGGCAAGGACGACGAGCGGGAGGGCGCGCATGTGAGCCGGGCTGTTAGCGGGTTTGCGCGGCGAAACAATGGCGGCGTTGGGCCACCCATCGCTCGATTTGCAAATGGGGCACGGCAGGCATAGCCTGATCGAAGTTCAGGGGGAACGCCACATGATGAAGCTCAGCATTGCCGCAGCCTGTCTGCTCGCGGGCACCGCCGCCGTCACATCTGCAACCGCGCAAACTTCGGCCGCGCCGCCGGCCGCAACAAGCCGGCCCGCGCCCGACACGCCTATGCAGACGCCATCCGGCGCAACCTTCACCGGCCCCGGCGGCTGGACGTCGGCGACGAAGCCGTCACTCATCGAACTGATCGCGCCCGAGGGTGATTACCGGATCGCCATCGTCGATGTTCCCACCGCCGCCGACGCGGCCGCCGCGGTCGCGGCCGCTTGGAAGCTGTGGGCCCCGACACAGACGCGTCCGCCCAAACTCATTACCTCGCGCCCGGCGCGCAACGGGTGGGACGAACGTCAGGCCATCGATTACGAGGTGTCGCCCAACGAGAAGCGCGCGCTGTACGCCATCGCGCTGCGCAAGGGCACGACCTGGACCGTCGGCCTGATCGATGGGGCGGAAGCGACGGCCGAGAAGCGGCTGGCGGCCGTCGGGCTGGTGTCGCAGAGCCTGCGTCCGGCCGGCTATTCCCGGGAGAGCTTTGCCGGGAAGACCGCGCATCCGATGGACGCCGCCCGCATCGCGCAGCTGCGGTCATTCGTCGAAACAGCGATGAAGGATTTGGGCGTGCCCGGTGCGGCGATCGCCATCACGACATCCGAAAAGACGATCTACGCGACCGGGTTGGGCGTGCGATTGCTCGGCGATCCGACGCCCGTCGATGCCGATACCGAATTTGCGGTGGCGAGCAATACCAAGGGCATGGCGACGCTGCTGCTGGCGAAGCTGGTCGACGAAGGCAAGCTCGGCTGGGAGCAGCCGGTGACCCAGGTCTATCCGAGCTTCCGGCTGGGCAGTGCTGCAACGACGTCCAAGGTGCGGATGAAGCATCTGGTCTGCGCCTGCACCGGCCTGCCGCGCAAGGACCTGCAGGTCGTTCTCAATTCCGACCCGAAGACCGCGGGCAAGGACACGTTCGTGCAGCTGGCGGCGACGGAGCCGACCAGCGGCTTCGGCGAGGTGTTTCAATATAATAATCTGATGGCCTCCGCGGCGGGCTATGTCGGCGCGCATCTGGTGTACCCGGCGCTGCCGCTAGACGAGGCGCTCGACCGGGCGATGCGCGAAAAGGTGTGGGCTCCCCTCGGCATGACGCGCACGACGCTGGACTTCGCCAAGGCGACGCAAGGCAATTGGGCGCGACCGCATGCCGCCGACATCACCAACACGCCGGTGCCGGTCCTGGCAGAGGGGATGAAGCTCAATTACGCGTTCACGCGCTACGGCGCGGCGGGCGGCGCGTGGTCGACTGCCAATGACATGGCGCGCTACGCCCGATTCGAGCTGAATCGCGGACGGCTCGACGACGGCAAGCAATATGTCTCGGAAGAGAATCTGCTGCAGCGCCGGGTCGCCAATGTGCCGGTGGGCGAGGACCGCGTGTACGGGATGGGGATGCAGGTCGACCGCGACTATGGCGTCGACGTCGTTCATCACGGCGGCAGCCTGGCAGGCTACAAGACCGATTTCTTCGTGTTCCCCGATGCGAAGATCGGCGCGGTCATCCTGACCAACTCGGACAGCGGTCAGGCGATGCTGCGGCCGTTCATGCGCCGCGTGCTGGAGCTGCTGTACGACGGCAAGCCCGAGGCGGCGAGCGATGTCGCGTCGATCGCGAAACGCTGGGATGCGGAGATCGCGGCGGAACGCAAGCTGGTGTCGGTGACGCCGGATGCGGTCGCGGCGGCGGCGCTCGCGCCGCGCTACAGCAATCCCGAGCTCGGGCCGCTCACCGTCACCCGGCGCGGCGATACGGTGCGCTTCGACTTCCGATCAATCGGTACGCCGATGGGAACGAAGCGCAATGCCGACGGCACGATCAGCTTCATCGGGCTCGACCCGAACAACCTGTTCTTCCCAATGGTCGTGGGCATCAAGGATGGGAAGCGGACCCTGACCGTTCGCGACAGCCAGCACGAGTTCGTGTTCGTCGAAGGCTGAGGCCGTGCAGCCTGCCGCGATCCGGCCGCGGCAGGCGCCAGCCCCTTAGAGGCACGCCTCCAGATAGGCCTGGTCGAAGCCGAACTGCTTGGCCTTGTCGAGCGTGTAGGGGCGCAGGCCCATCGAGCGATATTCGCCGATGATCTTCCCGTCGGCGCTCTCGTCGAGATATTCGAACTTGAACAGCTCCTGGGTGACGATCACCGGGCCTTCCATGCCGATGACTTCGGTGATGTTGGTCACGCGGCGGCT
The nucleotide sequence above comes from Roseomonas aeriglobus. Encoded proteins:
- a CDS encoding beta-lactamase family protein is translated as MMKLSIAAACLLAGTAAVTSATAQTSAAPPAATSRPAPDTPMQTPSGATFTGPGGWTSATKPSLIELIAPEGDYRIAIVDVPTAADAAAAVAAAWKLWAPTQTRPPKLITSRPARNGWDERQAIDYEVSPNEKRALYAIALRKGTTWTVGLIDGAEATAEKRLAAVGLVSQSLRPAGYSRESFAGKTAHPMDAARIAQLRSFVETAMKDLGVPGAAIAITTSEKTIYATGLGVRLLGDPTPVDADTEFAVASNTKGMATLLLAKLVDEGKLGWEQPVTQVYPSFRLGSAATTSKVRMKHLVCACTGLPRKDLQVVLNSDPKTAGKDTFVQLAATEPTSGFGEVFQYNNLMASAAGYVGAHLVYPALPLDEALDRAMREKVWAPLGMTRTTLDFAKATQGNWARPHAADITNTPVPVLAEGMKLNYAFTRYGAAGGAWSTANDMARYARFELNRGRLDDGKQYVSEENLLQRRVANVPVGEDRVYGMGMQVDRDYGVDVVHHGGSLAGYKTDFFVFPDAKIGAVILTNSDSGQAMLRPFMRRVLELLYDGKPEAASDVASIAKRWDAEIAAERKLVSVTPDAVAAAALAPRYSNPELGPLTVTRRGDTVRFDFRSIGTPMGTKRNADGTISFIGLDPNNLFFPMVVGIKDGKRTLTVRDSQHEFVFVEG
- the phaR gene encoding polyhydroxyalkanoate synthesis repressor PhaR, yielding MKKTATGTGPVIIKKYANRRLYNTESSSYITLDHLAAMTREGRDFKVVDAKTEEDITHNVLTQIIMEEEARGQTMLPVPFLRQLIALYGDSMQAMVPGYLEASMDSFRRNQEQFKSAVEGAFAHSPFAEIAKRNMAMFEAAAQAFKPGAQGGVPGAAAPAPAPATGAASSKDDEIAALKAELAKLQDKVAKL
- a CDS encoding class I SAM-dependent methyltransferase, whose product is MLATLGLGAVALAVTSVATGQPASLRSEIARAVAATTRTPANVARDQYRHPTETLTFFGVKPTDTVVELIPGGGWYTEILAPYLAQRGTYYAAGNMARGLDGVKKLQAANPTAYGKVKLAAFPAAAGEPTVPAGSADVVLTFRNVHNLRFAGVDRTQAAFAEMFRMLKPGGTLGIVEHRLPEGRDSAAEEKSGYMKTSSVVAFAEKAGFKLAGKSEVNANPKDTADWPEGVWTLPPTYRLKDVDREKYAAIGESDRMTLKFVKPKR
- a CDS encoding alpha/beta hydrolase, translated to MTDGVPPIDAAPQHAPRPFPLFLSMLRSETAQNRDRRAAALKGLARYQGAPRGPRPAPMPAVATAGRASLRDYGGAGRPVVFVPSLINPPFVLDLAPGQSLLRWLAREGVRALLVDWGEPTPDARDEDVTAHVERLLLPMLATLEMPPVLVGYCLGGTIALAAARAARAHAVGLIAAPWHFSGFPDPARAQIAALWDAARPTCAALGLVPMEVLQSGFWRLDPARTIAKYAALADADDATLARFVALEDWANQGAPLTYAAGRQMFEGFFAADAPGTGCWQIAGETVDPDALSCPIADFVSLTDRIVPAATSVGIGDRHDVGAGHVGMIVGSRARALLWEPLLDWLKTVAVAR
- a CDS encoding TonB-dependent receptor, with product MNISRLMGATALASTLAFASPAFAQTTAPTDNSSVAGNPTARDGVCPPNTPNDPDCVDQASTEGETVLVTGSRIAGATALDSPVPITQLTAAELVDDGNLSLGDAMNQLPSLRSTWSQANSTRAIGTAGLNLLDLRGLGIDRTLVLVNGRRHVSSVPGQYVVDVNTIPTALLESIEVITGGTSAVYGSDAIAGVVNFKLKRDFEGLEARVQGGVSDRGDRGAYTATFVAGKNFAEGRGNIAISGEYAKSETVLFSDRNDQTGAYTGAPGFYTTQATSRLVNGTLVNEAPEGDGIPDTTFFNSYPGSKFSNISLGGFVATACPTLVNVTPALLARRAAVCAGVFSPTTGVEAADGYVFNDFGQLVRNTPEIDLRAFGGGILGGQSATGLEGAMLLPGLQRYSTNLLASYEFSPAARFYFEGKYVNVTNNQTSTQPSFLSGSPLFNTFQLTNPFLTADNVNTLRTILAPGATQFSMLRFNNDLGTRAEDHKRQTYRFVAGVDGQISTTANLSYDIAFNYGRTKTYYETGGNVDIAKFNAALGAVAAPADYTGPTITTAGGVRVACAVNVDRAAGSTTTFNTANDVAGCLPFNPFGQYRNAPEVVNNFLYTSSRREWAEQINAVASISGDSSGLFSLPGGNVGFAFGGEYRREDAFQAYDAFTAQQPVPATALNTAGRNTFLNAFAPFNPPAVDVVEGFGEIRVPILRDTFIKELTATGAARISKYSNLPKGVWAWNAGLTFAPVEDIRFRVGYAKAVRAPNLSDLYATAAQSFFTLTDPCNQGNTITSNPNRARNCAAAGVPTTITYTDDQGIVRTIPWVNNAATTPQFATGGNPLLNPEESKSLTVGAVFQPRFLPGFSVTVDYYRIKVTNVIASLAAQTVINQCYDDPVGINNPFCAVVFRRTSTNPLENATFNGQTGRNLAGIAAPVILPLIGPSVISQPFNYAKFKTSGIDADIRYNYTFDYGLRFSYRAIISWLENRETFTFITAPEQSTRAHGVVGDPIWRGRMSVNLAYKGFDAGYDLNYVGKGSIAAWEVQRTHQGRGPTNADAFPFRDYPAQDTHDVQFGYRVNKNYRFYFGVDNVMDTLPPYGLTGTGAASGVYGVVGRYFYAGANVNF
- a CDS encoding acetyl-CoA C-acetyltransferase; this translates as MTDIVIAAAKRTPVGSFLGAFAATPAHELGRVAIEAALEQAGVKGEEVDEVILGQVLTAGQGQNPARQASMAAGVPKEVPAWGVNQVCGSGLRAVALAFQAVANGDAKIVVAGGQESMSMSAHAQSLRPGTKMGDVSLVDTMIKDGLTDVFNGYHMGITAENLAEQYQIARGEQDAFAVRSQNLAEKAREAGRFKDEIAPVTIKGRKGDTLVENDEYIRAGATVDGVAGLRPAFKKDGTVTAANASGINDGAAALVVMSADEAKARGITPLARIKSWASAGVDPSVMGIGPVPASKKALEKAGWSVADLDLIEANEAFAAQALAVGKEMGWTDDKLNVNGGAIAIGHPIGASGARVLTTLIYEMNKRDAKKGLATLCIGGGMGIAMCVERD
- a CDS encoding aspartyl protease family protein, producing the protein MRALPLVVLAVSLALPVTARQPKASAPIALSPAPSLAADTEVRWVPFELTPGNQIAFRMAVNGRSATAVLDTGVNFTLAASAFAGSIGLRPTASGQAAAAIGGSLPIAWAPVESIDFGGLSRHGGRIGVADLTALATGTTKAVDVVVGADLLAAHALDIDFDNRRFRLLPSGRMPFRGTSVALSTAPQTGTFQVDATVGTARLRPLLLDTGDGSTLTLSREAWATTRLPDVGLTSAYAVGLAGPIETDLVVLPQVRLGAAPARNVEVRIEPPRGYSMQTGTAGRIGNGFLQRYRVLLDPKARRMILSPGKDADRMPLKSTSGLLLSYEGKALRVLHVMRGSPAATDGWRAGERICAIDGAKLPDDYRTSKLGQWPAGTPGRTVRLGLCDGGAERALTLAAFY